The Limisphaera ngatamarikiensis genomic interval TTGGCCGAGGCTGTGGGGCTGGCGGGTTTTGGGCCGGGGTCAGGCGGGCGGTGCGGAGCCGGGGACGGACCGGTGGGCGTGGGGGTTTTAGTGGGTGGGCCGGGGTGGGGGTGAGGGTGCGCTGTCAGGCGGGGTTTAGGGCGAGCCGCCCGCGCCCCAGCCCGTCAGGAAGCCGCTGCCGCTGAAGCCATTCGGGCGGGCCTCGATCCCGAGCGCGCCTCACATTACCGCGAAATCGCTTCGATACTCGATGTGGCCGCCCGCATCGTCCTCACCGTGGGACAGGTTACGCCACCATCTCCAACGAAATCCACATTGCACGCTCCAGCGCCAGCTGGTACGGTGCATTGGGGATGATCGCCCATGAACTCGGCCACGCATGGTTGTTCCAGTGGGCCAAGAGCCATGCCTCCGCATTGGAGGAAATCAATGATGCCATGAGAGCCGACCTCCCACGCTTCCAAGCCTGGCTCGACAATCATGCACGCGGTTGGCGCTCATGGTTTACGGAAAAGCAGTGGGGCATTGGCATTGCGCACGCGCTGTACGGCTCACCTTGGACCGGGCTGACCATGCCCTTACAAAAGCGCGTCATGATGTACACGGACATGATGGCCGCCCGCACTGGCGGACGTCAGGGCGCCGGGCATGAGCCCGCATACTGGCGCTCCCAGCGGACATCCGCACCACACGAGGCCATAGCACACACCACAGCCGCCTACGTCACTGGCGACACACTGTTCGCGCAGCTTTTCCCCACCATCACCGCCTGGTGGCGCAGCCGCGTTGGATTACCATGAACACCTTCGATTGGGAGGATATCGAGCACAAAGTATTCGTACTGGCCCATGAGCGCTCATGGGACATTGGTCTGCTTGCCCATCCGGCGCACATTGGCCGGCCACAGCTCCTCCCGCTTTGGCTCGAACTCCTGGCCATGGCCGACAGCCCAACCCCGCCCGATCCGGCGTGGATCAATCGCAGGATCCACGAGCTGCTCGGCGATCTAGCCGTCGACGACTGGGAGAGGATCATCGATGCAACTGAAGATCTACCAGATCATCTCAGACACGGGTCTGCTCAAGGCCGCAGTAAGGGCCGGCCTTGAGTCCCGCGTCACCGCATCCGCCGCCACGGCCATCATGGGCATGGTCCAGGCCACGGATAACCCTTCCCGGGGCGCTCATTCCCCGCCCAAACCCCGACCGCCACTCCGCCATAGCCGCCGCCCTCCTCATCCGCACCGGGCGGTTGGCTCATTCCTACCGCGTCAAAACGGGTGCCGGCTGGGCCGCGGTCACCACGGAAGCACCCTATGCCATCCATCACCAGACCGGCGCCACCATCCCTCCCCATACAGTGCCAGCGACATCGTACATCACACGCACAGGCAAAACCGTGCAACGCCGCGCCTATACGCATCCCGGCGCCACATTGCCCGCAAGACCGTTCCTGCCCATCGCAGAGTCCGCAGGAGCCTGGCGTCTGACGCGCATCGCCGAGCTCATGTTTGGACCCCACATCGAACGCGCCATCCGCACCGCCCTGGGCCTCATCTAGCCCACACCCGGGCCGGGCGAATTAATCCTGTCTGCCCATCCCGGCCAAGCGTGACGCAGACAGTCCTCCGTGTCCAAGCCCATGGATCGGCGCTACCACATCCACCATCGCCCGGCCAGCCCGCCGCCATCATGAGTGACATCGCTGCAAGGCGTCGCTTCTGTGCCCGCTCAGGTCCATCACGCCCGTGGCATTGCACCCGGTCGGCAGCCTTGGTGGCGTGTCGGAAGCCGGCCGTCCCGGTATCATGCTCCTATCATGCCGCCTCTCTTATGCACGACCTACGCGCCGCCACGGTGCCGCCTTCGCACCGGCACCTCCCCGCTTGGCTCATGTACACCGGTTCCCCGCCAACCAGCCATCCTCGACCTAGCATGCCTCGTCATCACCACGCACAGGCTGAGGACCTCATGCGCGGCCTCCCTAGTTGTCGGATATCCTTACACTTTGCGATCTGTGCGTTGCCGGTGGGCAGTGTAAATGCCTTGTCTGTTTCACACACTCCCAACCTGCCGCACCGCTCCTACCATCCCACAGCCATTCTTCCATCAGCGATCCTCATCCAAGCCCAAGTGTGTGGAGAATCAACCACAAGTGTTCGATTGTTTTTGATTTTTCGAACAACGACAGCTCAATGATCTCCAGCCTCTCCCGCAATTTTCCAGGCTTGTCCAGAATCAAAAACAGCACACCTTAGTAACCGGAGATGCCCTTGAGGTAGGCGAAGATGAGTTCGGGCAGGTCACGGCTGTAGCCGCCCTCGAGCAGGGTGAGGGTGGGGCGGCCGAGGCTTCGGATTTGTGCGCCGAGCCAGTGGAAATCCTCGATTTCGAGCATCTGGCGGGCGAGGGGGTCGCGGATGTAGGCGTCAAACCCGGCGGAGACGATGAGCAGATCGGGTTGGAATGTTTCAAGGTCGGCGAGGGCGTGTTGGAGGTGGGCGCGGTATTCGGTGGCGGGGGTGGCAGGTGGGACGGGGTAGTTGCGGCAGTTGGATCCGCGGTGGCTGGTGCCGGTGCCGGGATAGGCGGGATGCTGGTGGACGGAGACGAAGAGGGTGCCGGGCTGGTCGAGGAGGATGTCCTCGGTACCGTTGCCGTGGTGGACGTCGAAGTCGAAGACGGCGACGCGTTGGACGCCCCGGGCGCGGGCGGCGAGTGCGGCGATGGCGGCGTTGTTGAGATAGCAGAAGCCCATGGCGCGGTCGCGGGTGGCGTGGTGACCGGGAGGGCGCATGAGGCTGAAGGCGGGCTGGCCGGCGAGGGCGAGTTGGAGGGCGGTGAGGGCGGCGGCTGCGGAGCGGCGGGCGTGGAGGTGGATCTCGGGCAGCCATGCGGTGTCCATGTCGAAGTCACGGGGTTCTTCGAGGCGCTGGAGGTGGGCGGCGGAGTGGGCGCGGAGGAGGTCCTGGTCGGTGATCTCGCCCGGTTGGGTCCATTGGAGGGGGAGATCGGTTTGTTGCCGGAGGCGTGCTTTGGTGGCGGAAATGCGCTGGGGCCGCTCCGGGTGACCCGGGGCGTGGTAACCGGTGCAACGTTCATCCGTGATGATCGTCATGGTGCGGTCATTTAAGCAGTGTGGCGCGGCAAACACAGGTTCTTTTTGTTGGGCTGCAGGGGAGCGAGGGGGGCGTTTGGGTTGGCGGGCAGGACGCCAAGGTGGTGGAGGATTTTTTGGGTGAGACGTGTCAGGGGCCGGTTTTGGATCTGGCGCGGGGTGAGCCATCGGCCCCCGGGCCAGGGTTGTTTGAGGCGGGCGAAGCGGGCTTCGACGAGGTAACGGTGTCGGGTGATGTGGTGGGTGAGTCGGAGCCCGGGCTGGTCCGGGAGGGGTTCGAACCATGGGTCCAGGTTGGTGAAGAAATGGCCGGAGTGGGGTTGGACGTGGTTGGTTTCGGTGGCGGGGAGTTCCCAGAATCCTGCGTTGACCTGGTTGGCGGGGCGTTGGTGGAGGAGCCAGCGGCCGTTGTGGCGCACGAGGTAGACGCGGAGGTGTCGCGGGGTGGTGGGGATGTGGTTGCGGGTGGGAGCGGGGTCGGGTTGGGAGGAGTGGCGGTAGGTGCAGAGGGTTTGGAGGGGACAGTCGTGGCAGCGTGGAACCGCGGGGAGACAGACGGTCGCTCCGAGTTCCATGAGGGACTGGTTGAGGGCGGAGCACGGCGGGCAGAGGGGGGCGGAGCGGGGCCGACCCGGTGGTGCGAGTGGTTGGAGGGGGATGGGTTTGTGTCGGGCTGCCTGTTGGACCAGTTGGGTGGCGAGAGACCATGCGGCGGCGGATGGGGCGCGGAGTGGGCGGCCGGTGAGCCGGCTGAGGACGCGGGCGACGTTGCCGTCGACGACGGGGGTGGGGAGGTTGAAGGCGGTACTGGCGATGGCGCCGGCGGTGTAGCGGCCGATGCCGGGGAGGGCGAGGATGTCTTCGTAACGATCCGGGAACCGGCCGTGGTGATGTTTGAGGATGAGCTTTGCGGCCCGGTGGAGGTTTTCGAGGCGGCGGTAGTAGCCGAGGCCGGCCCAGAGTTTCCGGAGTTGGTCCTGGCGGGTGCGGGCGAGGGTGGGGATGTCGGGGATGGTTTGGATCCAGTGTTGCCAGTAGGGGATGACGGTGTTGACGCGGGTTTGTTGGAGCATGACCTCGGCGATCCATAGGGCGTAGGGGTCGCGGGTGTGGCGCCAGGGCAGGTTGCGGGCGTGTTGGGAGAACCAGCGCAG includes:
- a CDS encoding histone deacetylase family protein, whose protein sequence is MTIITDERCTGYHAPGHPERPQRISATKARLRQQTDLPLQWTQPGEITDQDLLRAHSAAHLQRLEEPRDFDMDTAWLPEIHLHARRSAAAALTALQLALAGQPAFSLMRPPGHHATRDRAMGFCYLNNAAIAALAARARGVQRVAVFDFDVHHGNGTEDILLDQPGTLFVSVHQHPAYPGTGTSHRGSNCRNYPVPPATPATEYRAHLQHALADLETFQPDLLIVSAGFDAYIRDPLARQMLEIEDFHWLGAQIRSLGRPTLTLLEGGYSRDLPELIFAYLKGISGY
- a CDS encoding A/G-specific adenine glycosylase, whose translation is MTDISVTWTPNQVRTLVQRLLRWFSQHARNLPWRHTRDPYALWIAEVMLQQTRVNTVIPYWQHWIQTIPDIPTLARTRQDQLRKLWAGLGYYRRLENLHRAAKLILKHHHGRFPDRYEDILALPGIGRYTAGAIASTAFNLPTPVVDGNVARVLSRLTGRPLRAPSAAAWSLATQLVQQAARHKPIPLQPLAPPGRPRSAPLCPPCSALNQSLMELGATVCLPAVPRCHDCPLQTLCTYRHSSQPDPAPTRNHIPTTPRHLRVYLVRHNGRWLLHQRPANQVNAGFWELPATETNHVQPHSGHFFTNLDPWFEPLPDQPGLRLTHHITRHRYLVEARFARLKQPWPGGRWLTPRQIQNRPLTRLTQKILHHLGVLPANPNAPLAPLQPNKKNLCLPRHTA